In the Salvelinus sp. IW2-2015 unplaced genomic scaffold, ASM291031v2 Un_scaffold2546, whole genome shotgun sequence genome, NNNNNNNNNNNNNNNNNNNNNNNNNNNNNNNNNNNNNNNNNNNNNNNNNNNNNNNNNNNNNNNNNNNNNNNNNNNNNNNNNNNNNNNNNNNNNNNNNNNNNNNNNNNNNNNNNNNNNNNNNNNNNNNNNNNNNNNNNNNNNNNNNNNNNNNNNNNNNNNNNNNNNNNNNNNNNNNNNNNNNNNNNNNNNNNNNNNNNNNNNNNNNNNNNNNNNNNNNNNNNNNNNNNNNNNNNNNNNNNNNNNAATTTGTTTTCTCTATCAGGAGGCTTGCTTTTTCTATCCTCTGTGTCTACATTTGTTAATGGTTGAAGCGTTTAAAAATTATGGATTTTAATCAAATTCAGTTATAGAAGATCACACTCTGGAGAATGAACAAACTTGGTCGATAAATGTATTTCTGGAGTAATTAAGCACGAGTACCGGAGAATGATCTGATATCTCTATATATGTCGTTTTTTTTTATTCAGTCactcagacccttgactttttccaccttttgttagttacagccttatctaACAATGATTATAATAAACAAATTCGCAGCAAACTCTAAAATCAATACCCATATGATagatgaaaacaggtttttagacattttgcaaacgagaatccttatttacataagaattgaGACCCGTTAtatgttttatttacaatgacggccttaccAAAAGGCTAAAGGGCCTCCTCGGGGATACGGCGGCTGGGATTCATGAATATAAGATCAAAATatagtacaaaacacacatcaaccgacaagaagacaacacaacaccacataaagagagacctaagacaaaccAACAGTTAAGCATGGCAGAACATACAGGACAACAATGCATGgtaagcaacacaaacatgacaacaacactgtagcaacacaacatggcagccaACACCAACATGGTAGCATCAAAAACAGGGTGACAAACATTATTGTCCACAGACAACAGCACGATGGGGacaaagaaggtagagacaaataAAATCAACACAAGCAGCCacaaccctttgctatgggactcgaaataGAACTTGTCCGTAGGCTCCGGACAGCATTGTTGTCTAGGCGCAGACTGGGAAGGTACCCAAAAAATTCTGCTGCATTGACGGTCCCAGAACCCAGAGGACTCCATCaagaagtttgggaccaccaagactccCCCTAGAGCTGgaccgcacggccaaactgagcaatcaaggggaGAAAGGCCTGGCTCAGGAGAGTGACAAGGACCCAAGGGCCACTCtgaagagctctagagttcttctgtggagatgggagaaccttccagaaggacaaccatctctgtaagCACTCCACAGTCAGGGCCTTTTATGGtacgagtggccagacggaagccactcctcagtaaaatgcacatgacgccaccttggagtttgccaaaagcaactaaagactctcagcACCATTCCGAAGTAACAAGATTATCTTGGGTCTGACGAAACCGAATTGAACTCTTGGGCATGAATTGCCAAGCGCCAGCTCGGAGAAActgcaccatccctaaggtgaaactGATGGTGCAACATCAATGCTGTGGggagtttttcagcggcagggacgaGACACTAGTCAGGACGAGGGCAAGATGAACAAGCAAGTACAGAGAGAATCCTGGTTGAAACACTGACTCCAGAGATGCTCAGGACCTGATcggggacaaaggttcaccttccaacaggacaagaacCCTAAGtcaacagccaagacaatgcaggagtggctctaATGTCCTtgaagtggcccagccagagcgccGAACTGAACctggtcgaacatctctggagagacctgaaaatagccgtcAGCAACACTTCCCatctcaacctgacagagcttgagaggatctgcagagaagaaagggagaaactccccaaatacaggtgtgccaaacttgtagcaccatacccaagaagacttgatgctctaatcgctgccaaaagtgcttcagcaaagtactgagtaaagggtctgaatacttatgtaaatgtaatatttcagtttttaattttaattacattttgctgaaattgacaaaaaaactgtttttgctttgttattattgggtattgtgtggattgatgaggagaaaaaatgatttaatcaattttagattacgGGCTGtaatgaacaaaatgtggaaaaagtcaggggtctgaatactttccaaaatcaCTGACCCACATATACACGCACTCAAACCgtctcacccacacagacacacacacacacacacaccacgcacacttGCGCAGCTAACCTTGTTGGGAGATACAATGCAATCATTCAAAATCCTTAtttaccttaacccctaacccaccctaaacctaaccctaaacctaaccctagcttataACCTAAAACTAACGCTATCTCCTAACCCTAATTcgaacttaaccctaaaccccctagaaatagcatttgaccttgtggggactaacaaaattcTCCAGTTGGTCAGATTGTTGTTGGTTTactatcaatcaatcatcaatcaatcaaatcaatcaaatgttattgtcacatacacatggtgtaGCAGAtgtaatgcaagtgtagcgaaatgcttgtgcttctagttcgacaatgcagtaataaccaacaagtaatctaacctaacaattccaatcTAACCaaaactattcttgtggggactgtGATTGAGAATTGTGTTGAGATTGTTAGGACGGCCGAGGTGTTAAGCATTTCCCGTTTAGGTCACCTAGAGCAGAATAACtcgaagatagatggggggacaatcaattcacatatggtgtccatggCACAGCTGGGAAagatttatttctggagagaattattttgttaaaattagaagttcgaactgtttgggcatagacctggaaagtatgacagaactttgcaggctgtctctgcagtagattgcactcctccccctttgaagagttctatcttgacggaaaatgttgtagttgggggtGGAATTCGCAGAATGTTTGGGTGGCCTtcaaagccaggattcagacatggcaaggacatcagggttgcgcggagtgtgctaaagcagtgagtaaaacaaacgtagggaggaggcttctgatgttaacatgcatgaaaccaaggcttttacggttacagaagtcaacaaatgagagcgcctggggacacacagggcctgggttaacctcaaCATCACTCgatgaacagaggaggagtaggatgagggtacggctaaaggctatcaaaactcgTRATCTAGTGCATTGGGTACAGAAAATagaaggagcagatttctgggcatggtagaatagattagaatagggtatggtagggtgcggatACCTACcggttacctccactgtacccccaattccggtgaaattgcagagagccaaattcaaaatacagaaatagtcaaatTAAACATTCAAAAAAATAGAAGTGTTATAGATCGGTTTAaagtttaaattcttgttaacccagccgctgtgtcagatttcaataaggctttacggcaaaagcataccatgcgattatctgaggacagtgccccgcttacaaaagcatacacacattttacaaccaagtaaaggaattacaaaagtcagaaatagcaataaaatgaatcacttacctttgatgatcttcatatggttgcagtccctgttacacaataaatgtttgttttgttcgataaagtccctctttacgttccaaaactcagttttgttgacgcgttttgttcagtaatccactggctcaaaggcggtcacgacatgcagacgaatacatcctaatagtagtagtaaagtttgttgaaacatgtcaaacgatgtttataatgtttcgtcaggttgtctattgtctaaataatcgataatatttcaaccggacaatagcgtcttcaatagaaaggaaaaacaacgaacggCGCGCAATCGGTCACGCGCACAAACTAGCTCTGGTTCATTCTACAGTCCACATACATAGAAAATGGTCTCattcttcctcatttttcagaatacaagcctgaagcaatgtctaaagactgaagccataggaactgcaatctgggtcttAACCATTTAGATACTGTataggcattcaatagaaaagtacccacatcaaaaatgtcccacttcctggatggattttcctcaggttttcacctgccatatcagttatgttatactcacagacattattattttaacagtttttgaaacgtcagagtgttttctatccaatactactatgcatatgcatatcctagcttctgggcctgagtaacacgtagtttacattgggcaccttattcatccaagctactcaatactgcccccagccataagaagttaaactcaAATAAAGTATACTAACCTGGTAAATATGTTGCATCTCTCagaaaacacatacattctaaacCAGTTATAGTTTTAAAAGATTAGTAATTAGAAACAACAATGCTATCAATACCAATTTTAAAAGTTTCTATGAAACTGTATATAAATCAGACTTTAAAAAGTGGGACGGATCCTAAAGCCTTTTTACGTTGAACAACTCTGAAGCAACTATCAGAAGACAAAATATGATAATTAAAAACAGAACCAGTGAAATCTtagaaatggttgcatgttgcgtttattttttgttcagtatatttagaaCATTTTGatagaaatctctctctctcactcgctctttttctctctctctctctcactctctctctcccttctctctcactcgctctctttctctctctctctttctctctctctcactctctctctcccttctctctctcccttctctctctctctcccttctcccactctctctctctcggtctgtctctctcgctttctctctcactctcagaaatggttgcatgttacatttattttttgttcactatatatatatttttttaatgatagaaatctctctcactctctctctctgtctctctctctctctctctctcaattcaattcaatttgctttattggcatgatgtaacaatgtacatattaccaAAGCTTAcattggatatttacaatatgaaaataataagaatccaaattgtcaacgggacaacagtaacaacaataaccaagggtcaaaataaccatacattgaacaataacaatgagcatacagtagaggacatatgcaggttgattggtctgtcagacYctgtccctcatcttatggcaggcagcaatgtagtgcgctgccaacccacagctctctgcgtcctcccccaacaggacgggtagcctactctcatcagagaggtctttgaaaccttgaataagggtttNNNNNNNNNNNNNNNNNNNNNNNNNNNNNNNNNNNNNNNNNNNNNNNNNNNNNNNNNNNNNNNNNNNNNNNNNNNNNNNNNNNNNNNNNNNNNNNNNNNNNNNNNNNNNNNNNNNNNNNNNNNNNNNNNNNNNNNNNNNNNNNNNNNNNNNNNNNNNNNNNNNNNNNNNNNNNNNNNNNNNNNNNNNNNNNNNNNNNNNNNNNNNNNNNNNNNNNNNNNNNNNNNNNNNNNNNNNNNNNNNNNNNNNNNNNNNNNNNNNNNNNNNNNNNNNNNNNNNNNNNNNNNNNNNNNNNNNNNNNNNNNNNNNNNNNNNNNNNNNNNNNNNNNNNNNNNNNNNNNNNNNNNNNNNNNNNNNNNNNNNNNNNNNNNNNNNNNNNNNNNNNNNNNNNNNNNNNNNNNNNNNNNNNNNNNNNNNNNNNNNNNNNNNNNNNNNNNNNNNNNNNNNNNNNNNNNNNNNNNNNNNNNNNNNNNNNNNNNNNNNNNNNNNNNNNNNNNNNNNNNNNNNNNNNNNNNNNNNNNNNNNNNNNNNNNNNNNNNNNNNNNNNNNNNNNNNNNNNNNNNNNNNNNNNNNNNNNNNNNNNNNNNNNNNNNNNNNNNNNNNNNNNNNNNNNNNNNNNNNNNNNNNNNNNNNNNNNNNNNNNNNNNNNNNNNNNNNNNNNNNNNNNNNNNNNNNNNNNNNNNNNNNNNNNNNNNNNNNNNNNNNNNNNNNNNNNNNNNNNNNNNNNNNNNNNNNNNNNNNNNNNNNNNNNNNNNNNNNNNNNNNNNNNNNNNNNNNNNNNNNNNNNNNNNNNNNNNNNNNNNNNNNNNNNNNNNNNNNNNNNNNNNNNNNNNNNNNNNNNNNNNNNNNNNNNNNNNNNNNNNNNNNNNNNNNNNNNNNNNNNNNNNNNNNNNNNNNNNNNNNNNNNNNNNNNNNNNNNNNNNNNNNNNNNNNNNNNNNNNNNNNNNNNNNNNNNNNNNNNNNNNNNNNNNNNNNNNNNNNNNNNNNNNNNNNNNNNNNNNNNNNNNNNNNNNNNNNNNNNNNNNNNNNNNNNNNNNNNNNNNNNNNNNNNNNNNNNNNNNNNNNNNNNNNNNNNNNNNNNNNNNNNNNNNNNNNNNNNNNNNNNNNNNNNNNNNNNNNNNNNNNNNNNNNNNNNNNNNNNNNNNNNNNNNNNNNNNNNNNNNNNNNNNNNNNNNNNNNNNNNNNNNNNNNNNNNNNNNNNNNNNNNNNNNNNNNNNNNNNNNNNNNNNNNNNNNNNNNNNNNNNNNNNNNNNNNNNNNNNNNNNNNNNNNNNNNNNNNNNNNNNNNNNNNNNNNNNNNNNNNNNNNNNNNNNNNNNNNNNNNNNNNNNNNNNNNNNNNNNNNNNNNNNNNNNNNNNNNNNNNNNNNNNNNNNNNNNNNNNNNNNNNNNNNNNNNNNNNNNNNNNNNNNNNNNNNNNNNNNNNNNNNNNNNNNNNNNNNNNNNNNNNNNNNNNNNNNNNNNNNNNNNNNNNNNNNNNNNNNNNNNNNNNNNNNNNNNNNNNNNNNNNNNNNNNNNNNNNNNNNNNNNNNNNNNNNNNNNNNNNNNNNNNNNNNNNNNNNNNNNNNNNNNNNNNNNNNNNNNNNNNNNNNNNNNNNNNNNNNNNNNNNNNNNNNNNNNNNNNNNNNNNNNNNNNNNNNNNNNTTTGTCAGGTAAACTGCAGCTCTGTCCTTCAGTGgtttgcacagcctttcctctacggCGAGGCCAAGTTTTTCCTGTGTCTATGCTTGCTCAATGGCAAGCTGTGCAATCACTGAGCGCTTACTTGTCAAGGTTTTTCCCTAAGGTTTGATCAGTAACCCATGGTCCAATAGTTAGCCAGTACACTGAATGTCTAAATGTTTGAGTACACTGAATGTCTTCTCAGCCAGGTTTGCTGTCAGAACTGAATGTGTAACACCATGGGACTGACAGTTTCTATATCAAGTGTCATCTCCCTCCATCCAGGATTAAGCTAGTGTGGAAATCAAACACACTTCTGGAGAGCCAATATCTGCAATTGAATAAGAGCCTGTATTTATGCTGATTAAGGATTGTTCTTGTGTGTCTTCCAtttatttctctctatctctctctctcttcttccactgACTAATCTCTTAACATTGATAATATATCCTGATCTTTCAACTCAATTTTTTACTCCTGTCAGAATACAGTTTGTAGTGTTAGTTTCAAGCTCTTATGGACATGTTTACTCTCTCTCAGACAGTGTaccatggcctctctctctctgtccctgggaCTGCTGMTGCTATGCACCCTGGCTCTTGTACACTGTGACCTGAATGGCGGCCCCGTCAGGGTGCATGATATTCGTGCCTCCAACCTGAAACGATTTCTATTCATAAAACCAAGCCCTTACGTCAAGGtgaatttattcatttattttacctttatttaaccagaacaGTCAGTTAAcgaaacattcttatttacaatYATGGAAAGGCAGGTGGGGTGATAAAACAGAAGAAGTACAGTAATgttacagacaggacagacatcaTAACACAAAAGGACAGACACAGCCATAATcaaacagtaaacagtaaacagtaGACAGTCAGCAGTCATTTGTTTGGATATCAAGTCGCGTACAGTGACGTGTcacattgaaaatgtcagtgcttGTTATTTGTTAGGTGAACTAATAAACAAACAAAKAAAataatgaattaattaattataaaATACATATACTGTTTCCTCATTCAAGTGAGCCAACTGTACATTCGCAATAATTTAGTATTTAATGCACAATATATATWTTTTTTAAGTTTAATGAAGTCTACTGACAACATTATCTTCCTCAGGTGTGGTGCGGTTCATCCTTTCATGGCAAGAGCAACACTCTGGAGAAACAAGAAAATCCCATCTGGCCCGGCCAGTTCAACTTTGCCAACATCCTTCCCAACTCTGTCCTGACGGTGGAGGTGAGTTTCCCACCTTACTATGCAAAGCGTTTTGAGCACTGGAAAAGCACTATGTAAATCCCATCAATTACTATTATGATGACGAAGATGATAATGATGAGGAGGaagattattatgattatt is a window encoding:
- the LOC139025355 gene encoding perforin-1-like isoform X2, coding for MASLSLSLGLLXLCTLALVHCDLNGGPVRVHDIRASNLKRFLFIKPSPYVKVWCGSSFHGKSNTLEKQENPIWPGQFNFANILPNSVLTVEVWDDIIGLDHHMGTCRTTIRPGTHSETCQLKRGTVYYTYSYGY